Genomic segment of Dehalococcoidia bacterium:
CCGGGCCGCTGAAGCAAGTCACTGTGGCCGGGCCTAGCTGCGACAGCGTGGACGTCATGTTCCAGAAGATCCTGCTGCCCGAGGTGGAAGTAGGCGACCGCATCTATATCATGAACGCGGGCGCCTACACCCTCTCCTACGCCTCCACATTCAATGGCTTCGGCCCACCGGAAGTGCACTTCATAGGTGAAGCCTCCCCGCCCATCGCTGAGCCGTAGGCCGCGCCTGTCCGGCGTCGCTCGTAGCGCCTTCCGAGGGGAAACGCCGCCTCTAGAACGCGCCTATCCCCGGCGTCTTCACGCTCATCGCGTAGATGGACGTGTGCGCGGTGAAGTAGAGCGTCTTAAAGTCCGGTCCGCCGAACGCGCAGTTTGCGGGGACTTCCGGTGTGCGGATGACACCCAGCTTCTTGCCGGTCTTATCGAACACCCACGTCCCGCCGGAGCCGGTGACGAAGACGTTGCCCGCGCGGTCCACCTTCATCCCGTCCGGCACGCCCTGCTCGTTCGAGTACATGGTGGCGAACACACGGCGGTTGGTCAATTTGCCATCCGGATTGACGTCGAAGGCGTGCACGTAGCGGTGCTCGCACACCTCGCGCTTCTCCATTTCGCGATCGCACCGCTCGTCGAGTCGGCTGTTCGCTACATACAGCGTCTTTCCGTCCGGCGAGAAGCCGAGGCCGTTGGGGTAGGGGCACTGGTCCGTGGCTATGTCCACCGTTCCGTCCGGGAAGATGCGCCAGACGTGGAAGGCGTCCAGGTCGCGGTCCTGCTTCGGCACGCGCAGGCCGGGGTCGGTGAAATAGAACGAGTCGTCCGAGCGGCGGACGATGTCGTTGGGCTTGTTGAACCGCTTGCCGCGCCACTTGTCAACGACGAC
This window contains:
- a CDS encoding SMP-30/gluconolactonase/LRE family protein, whose translation is MDGDLSGILESPKVTQVVKDMVFTEGPVWHSGGYLTFVDIRRSLLLKWTPGKGVETIREKTNEGNGCTLDQQGRLMMCEGGNRRIGRLEKDGAWTVVVDKWRGKRFNKPNDIVRRSDDSFYFTDPGLRVPKQDRDLDAFHVWRIFPDGTVDIATDQCPYPNGLGFSPDGKTLYVANSRLDERCDREMEKREVCEHRYVHAFDVNPDGKLTNRRVFATMYSNEQGVPDGMKVDRAGNVFVTGSGGTWVFDKTGKKLGVIRTPEVPANCAFGGPDFKTLYFTAHTSIYAMSVKTPGIGAF